Proteins encoded within one genomic window of Coleofasciculus chthonoplastes PCC 7420:
- the rpsT gene encoding 30S ribosomal protein S20 — protein MANSKSALKRIKIAERNRVRNKSYKSAVRTLMKKYFEAVEDYARQPSPESLQDVKDRMSAAYSKIDKAVKRRVLHSNNGSRKKSRLVKQLKKVQAQLNPPAAETTAETTEAS, from the coding sequence GTGGCTAATAGTAAGTCTGCTCTTAAACGTATCAAAATCGCTGAACGAAACCGAGTTCGCAATAAAAGCTATAAATCAGCGGTGAGAACGCTGATGAAAAAATATTTTGAGGCTGTCGAGGATTACGCCCGCCAGCCAAGTCCTGAATCGTTGCAGGATGTCAAAGATCGTATGTCTGCTGCTTACTCTAAGATAGACAAAGCGGTGAAGCGGCGCGTCCTGCACAGTAACAATGGTTCTCGTAAGAAATCCCGTCTGGTAAAGCAGCTCAAGAAGGTACAAGCTCAACTGAATCCCCCAGCGGCTGAAACGACGGCTGAAACGACAGAAGCATCCTAG
- the hisD gene encoding histidinol dehydrogenase: protein MLRIITQQAEAKNELRRICDRTSHDGIMHKEATVREVLQTVKRQGDKALLHYTEEFDHQRLTPDQLRVSGSELDAAYQQVSKELLDAIQLAAQQIEAFHRQRVPKSWVQFGDDEVVLGKRYTPVDRAGLYVPGGRAAYPSTVLMNAIPAKVAKVPQVVMVTPPGLEQKINPAVLVAAQEAGVSNIYRVGGAQAIAALAYGTETIPKVDVITGPGNIYVTLAKKLIYGTVGIDSLAGPSEVLIIADSHANPVYVAADLLAQAEHDPLAAAILITTDSTLAKNVQAEVKHQLQDHPRRELTEKAIAHYGLIVIVDSLETAAELSNEFAPEHLELEITEPWDLLNQIRHAGAIFLGTSTPEAVGDYIAGPNHTLPTSGAARYASALGVETFMKHSSLIQYSSTALNKMAGAIQILAQAEGLPSHADSVRLRTFGERHSD, encoded by the coding sequence ATGCTGCGAATAATCACTCAGCAGGCTGAGGCAAAAAATGAACTGCGGCGGATCTGCGATCGCACCTCCCACGATGGAATCATGCACAAAGAGGCGACGGTGCGAGAAGTCTTGCAGACGGTAAAACGCCAAGGGGATAAAGCCCTCTTGCACTATACCGAAGAATTCGATCATCAACGTTTAACCCCTGACCAACTGCGTGTCAGTGGCTCAGAACTAGATGCTGCCTACCAGCAAGTATCCAAGGAACTCCTGGATGCGATTCAGTTGGCAGCACAGCAGATTGAAGCCTTTCACCGACAGCGCGTTCCCAAATCTTGGGTGCAGTTTGGCGATGATGAGGTGGTTCTGGGCAAACGCTACACGCCAGTGGATCGAGCCGGACTCTATGTTCCTGGTGGTCGAGCCGCTTACCCAAGTACGGTGTTAATGAATGCGATTCCGGCAAAAGTGGCAAAAGTGCCTCAAGTCGTGATGGTCACACCTCCGGGCTTGGAGCAAAAAATTAATCCAGCCGTCCTCGTCGCTGCCCAAGAAGCGGGTGTGAGCAACATTTACCGCGTCGGCGGTGCCCAAGCGATCGCGGCTTTAGCTTATGGCACCGAAACCATTCCCAAAGTGGATGTAATTACTGGTCCAGGAAATATCTACGTCACCCTGGCAAAGAAACTCATCTACGGGACTGTGGGCATTGATTCCCTTGCCGGTCCTTCTGAGGTACTAATTATTGCCGATAGTCACGCCAATCCTGTTTATGTGGCTGCCGATTTATTAGCACAGGCAGAACATGACCCCCTAGCCGCAGCAATTCTGATCACGACAGACTCGACATTGGCAAAAAACGTCCAAGCCGAAGTCAAACACCAACTACAGGATCATCCCCGACGCGAACTCACCGAAAAAGCGATCGCGCATTATGGCTTGATTGTCATCGTCGATTCCCTGGAAACAGCCGCCGAACTCTCTAATGAATTTGCCCCCGAACACTTAGAACTAGAAATTACGGAACCTTGGGACTTACTCAACCAAATCCGCCATGCGGGTGCCATCTTCCTGGGAACATCCACCCCAGAAGCCGTTGGTGATTATATCGCCGGACCCAATCACACCTTACCCACCTCTGGTGCTGCCCGCTACGCTTCGGCGTTAGGTGTAGAGACATTCATGAAGCACTCGAGTCTAATTCAATATTCTTCAACCGCTCTGAATAAAATGGCAGGAGCGATTCAGATATTGGCACAAGCCGAAGGATTACCTTCTCATGCCGATTCTGTGCGCTTACGCACCTTTGGCGAAAGGCATTCGGATTGA
- the rpoB gene encoding DNA-directed RNA polymerase subunit beta, with protein sequence MTTQTYTTPTYLLPDLVEIQRASFRWFLEAGLIEELDSFSPISDYTGKLELHFVGKDYKLKRPKYDVDEAKRRDSTYAVQMYVPTRLINKETGEIKEQEVFIGDLPLMTDRGTFIINGAERVIVNQIVRSPGVYYKSEIDKNGRRTYSASLIPNRGAWLKFETDKNDLVWVRIDKTRKLSAQVLLKALGLSDNEIIDALRHPDYYQKTLDKEGNPSEEEALMELYRKLRPGEPPTVSGGQQLLDSRFFDAKRYDLGRVGRYKINRKLRLNVADTIRVLTPQDIMGAIDYLINLEFDIGSTDDIDHLGNRRVRSVGELLQNQVRVGLNRLERIIRERMTVSDSDTLTPASLVNPKPLVAAIKEFFGSSQLSQFMDQTNPLAELTHKRRLSALGPGGLTRERAGFAVRDIHPSHYGRICPIETPEGPNAGLIGSLATHARVNAYGFIETPSYPVENGRVIKDKAPLYMTADEEDDLRVAPGDIPMDENGYIMGESVPVRYRQEFTTTTPDQVDFVAVSPVQIISVATSLIPFLEHDDANRALMGSNMQRQAVPLLRPERPLVGTGLEAQAARDSGMVVVARKAGEVVYVDATKIRVQTAPSTPALPGDSTETAQTSEPEIIEYEIQKYQRSNQDTCLNQRPLVFYGDDVEAGQILADGSATEGGELALGQNILVAYMPWEGYNYEDAILISERLVLDDVYTSIHIEKYEIEARQTKLGPEEITREIPNVGEDSLRQLDEQGIIRIGAWVEAGDILVGKVTPKGESDQPPEEKLLRAIFGEKARDVRDNSLRVPNGEKGRVVDVRIFTREQGDELPPGANMVVRVYVAQKRKIQVGDKMAGRHGNKGIISRILPMEDMPYLPDGTPLDIILNPLGVPSRMNVGQVFECLLGWAGENLDLRFKMIPFDEMYGEEASRLTVHGKLEQAREETQQDWVFDPENPGKIQVFDGRTGEAFDRPVTIGIAYMLKLVHLVDDKIHARSTGPYSLVTQQPLGGKAQQGGQRFGEMEVWALEAFGAAYTLQELLTVKSDDMQGRNEALNAIVKGKAIPRPGTPESFKVLMRELQSLGLDIAVHKVETDDDGSSRDLEVDLMADGDRRRTPSRPTYESLRSEELEEEEL encoded by the coding sequence ATGACGACTCAAACCTATACAACTCCCACCTATCTATTACCAGACTTAGTTGAAATTCAGCGAGCCAGTTTTCGCTGGTTTCTTGAAGCAGGGTTAATTGAAGAACTCGACAGCTTCTCACCGATTAGTGACTACACAGGTAAGCTGGAACTCCACTTTGTCGGCAAAGACTATAAGCTCAAGCGTCCGAAATATGATGTGGATGAAGCCAAGCGGCGAGACAGCACTTATGCCGTGCAAATGTATGTACCCACTCGCCTGATCAACAAAGAGACAGGTGAGATTAAAGAGCAAGAAGTCTTTATTGGCGATCTGCCCCTGATGACCGATCGCGGTACGTTTATTATTAATGGTGCCGAGCGGGTCATTGTCAATCAAATTGTCCGCAGTCCCGGCGTATACTACAAGTCGGAAATCGACAAAAACGGACGCCGTACCTACTCCGCGTCTTTAATCCCCAACCGAGGCGCTTGGTTAAAATTTGAAACCGACAAAAATGATTTAGTCTGGGTTCGGATCGACAAAACCCGGAAACTGTCTGCCCAAGTTCTCTTAAAAGCCCTGGGACTCTCAGACAACGAAATTATCGATGCCCTGCGTCACCCCGATTATTATCAAAAGACCTTAGACAAAGAAGGCAATCCCAGTGAAGAAGAAGCCCTGATGGAGCTATATCGCAAGCTCCGTCCCGGTGAACCGCCGACAGTAAGCGGGGGTCAGCAGTTATTAGACTCACGCTTTTTCGACGCCAAACGTTACGATCTCGGTCGCGTCGGTCGCTACAAAATTAACCGCAAATTGCGCTTAAATGTTGCCGATACAATCCGCGTGCTGACGCCCCAAGATATTATGGGCGCGATCGATTACCTGATCAACCTGGAATTTGATATTGGCAGCACCGACGATATCGACCATTTGGGGAACCGCCGGGTTCGTTCCGTCGGTGAACTCCTGCAAAACCAGGTTCGGGTGGGATTGAATCGCCTAGAGCGAATCATTCGGGAACGCATGACCGTTTCTGATTCCGATACCCTAACCCCCGCCTCCTTGGTCAACCCCAAACCCCTAGTCGCCGCCATTAAAGAATTCTTTGGCTCATCTCAGCTATCCCAGTTCATGGATCAGACCAATCCCCTAGCTGAGTTAACCCACAAACGTCGTTTATCTGCCTTGGGACCCGGTGGCTTAACCCGTGAACGAGCGGGGTTTGCCGTGCGAGATATTCACCCCTCTCACTATGGACGAATTTGCCCCATCGAAACGCCAGAAGGACCCAACGCCGGTCTAATTGGTTCCTTGGCAACCCATGCACGAGTTAACGCTTATGGCTTTATTGAAACCCCCTCGTACCCCGTAGAAAACGGGCGGGTGATCAAAGACAAAGCGCCGCTTTACATGACCGCTGATGAAGAGGACGACTTGCGCGTTGCTCCTGGTGATATCCCCATGGATGAAAATGGCTATATCATGGGCGAATCCGTTCCCGTGCGCTATCGCCAAGAATTCACCACCACCACCCCTGATCAGGTAGACTTTGTGGCGGTATCTCCAGTGCAAATCATCTCCGTGGCAACCTCACTCATTCCCTTCCTGGAACATGATGACGCCAACCGCGCCCTGATGGGTTCAAACATGCAACGGCAAGCCGTTCCCTTGTTGCGTCCAGAACGTCCCTTGGTGGGTACAGGGTTGGAAGCCCAAGCTGCACGAGATTCCGGCATGGTGGTTGTCGCCCGGAAAGCTGGCGAAGTCGTTTATGTGGATGCCACCAAAATTCGCGTCCAAACCGCTCCCAGCACCCCCGCTTTACCGGGAGACAGTACAGAGACAGCCCAAACCAGCGAACCAGAAATCATTGAATACGAAATCCAGAAATATCAGCGGTCTAACCAAGACACCTGCTTAAATCAGCGTCCGTTAGTTTTTTACGGAGATGACGTAGAAGCGGGTCAAATCCTAGCTGACGGTTCCGCCACTGAAGGGGGAGAACTGGCATTAGGACAGAACATTCTGGTGGCGTATATGCCCTGGGAAGGCTACAACTACGAAGACGCCATCCTGATTAGTGAACGACTGGTGTTGGATGATGTGTACACCAGCATTCACATTGAAAAATACGAAATTGAAGCCCGACAAACTAAGCTGGGACCCGAAGAAATCACCCGTGAAATTCCCAACGTGGGGGAAGATTCGCTGCGCCAACTCGACGAACAAGGGATTATTCGGATAGGGGCGTGGGTAGAAGCCGGAGATATTCTCGTCGGTAAAGTGACACCCAAAGGCGAATCCGACCAACCCCCCGAAGAAAAGCTACTCCGGGCAATTTTCGGAGAAAAAGCCCGGGATGTGCGGGACAATTCCTTGCGCGTTCCCAACGGTGAAAAAGGTCGGGTTGTGGATGTCCGCATCTTTACCCGTGAACAAGGCGATGAACTCCCCCCTGGGGCCAACATGGTAGTGCGCGTCTATGTGGCACAGAAGCGCAAGATTCAGGTGGGTGATAAAATGGCAGGTCGTCACGGCAATAAGGGGATTATCTCCCGGATTCTGCCGATGGAAGATATGCCCTACCTCCCTGATGGCACTCCCCTGGACATTATTCTCAATCCCTTGGGCGTTCCCAGTCGGATGAATGTTGGTCAAGTCTTTGAATGTTTACTGGGATGGGCGGGTGAAAACTTAGACCTGCGCTTTAAAATGATTCCCTTTGATGAAATGTATGGGGAAGAAGCATCCCGGCTGACTGTTCACGGCAAACTTGAGCAAGCGCGGGAAGAAACTCAGCAAGATTGGGTATTTGATCCAGAAAATCCGGGCAAAATCCAGGTATTTGATGGTCGCACGGGCGAAGCCTTTGATCGTCCGGTGACAATCGGTATCGCCTACATGTTAAAACTGGTTCACTTGGTCGATGATAAGATTCATGCTCGTTCCACCGGACCTTATTCGCTGGTTACTCAGCAACCCTTGGGTGGTAAGGCGCAGCAGGGCGGTCAGCGATTTGGTGAAATGGAAGTTTGGGCATTGGAGGCTTTTGGCGCGGCTTATACCCTGCAAGAGTTACTCACCGTGAAATCAGACGATATGCAGGGTCGTAACGAAGCCCTCAACGCCATTGTCAAAGGTAAGGCAATTCCGCGACCCGGTACACCAGAATCCTTTAAGGTGTTGATGCGAGAACTTCAATCCTTGGGACTGGATATTGCCGTTCACAAAGTAGAAACCGATGATGATGGCTCCAGCCGTGATTTAGAAGTCGATTTGATGGCAGATGGCGATCGCCGTCGTACCCCCAGCCGACCCACTTATGAATCCCTCCGCAGTGAGGAACTCGAAGAAGAAGAGTTATAA
- a CDS encoding TatD family hydrolase: MQLIDTHVHINFDVFESDREAVRDRWRDVGVVRLVHSCVEPSEFSGIQTLADQFPELSFAVGLHPLDAHKWTPQMADQIRALAGSDARVVAIGEMGLDFYKAENQDQQKQVFAAQLAIAHELNLPVIIHCRDAAADLRDQVKQFCQEVGPIRGVMHCWGGTPEETQWFLDLGFYISFSGIVTFKNATAIKESAALVPSDRLLIETDCPFLAPVPKRGKRNEPANVYHVADCVAKLRHIPLETLAEETTQNACRLFNLSLPSASSN; encoded by the coding sequence ATGCAGTTGATAGACACCCATGTTCATATCAACTTCGATGTCTTCGAGTCTGATCGAGAAGCGGTGCGCGATCGCTGGCGGGATGTCGGCGTCGTGCGGCTGGTTCATTCCTGTGTTGAACCTTCAGAGTTTTCAGGGATTCAAACGTTGGCTGACCAATTTCCGGAACTGTCTTTTGCCGTCGGCTTACATCCCCTAGATGCCCACAAATGGACGCCCCAAATGGCGGATCAAATTCGCGCCTTAGCAGGTTCCGATGCCCGAGTTGTGGCAATTGGGGAAATGGGGTTAGATTTCTACAAAGCTGAAAACCAAGACCAGCAAAAGCAGGTATTCGCTGCACAACTTGCGATCGCCCACGAGCTTAACTTACCCGTAATTATTCACTGTCGCGACGCCGCCGCCGATCTTCGTGATCAGGTTAAGCAGTTTTGTCAAGAGGTGGGACCCATTCGGGGTGTGATGCATTGTTGGGGAGGAACGCCGGAAGAAACTCAGTGGTTTTTGGATCTCGGCTTTTATATTAGCTTCAGTGGTATTGTCACCTTTAAAAACGCCACAGCCATCAAAGAATCAGCCGCCCTAGTGCCAAGCGATCGCTTGCTGATTGAAACAGATTGTCCGTTCCTCGCCCCCGTACCCAAACGGGGGAAGCGCAATGAACCCGCTAACGTGTACCATGTTGCCGATTGTGTTGCCAAACTGCGGCACATTCCCCTAGAAACCTTGGCAGAAGAAACCACCCAGAATGCCTGTCGGCTATTTAATCTAAGCCTGCCGAGTGCCTCTAGTAACTAG
- a CDS encoding DNA-directed RNA polymerase subunit gamma, producing the protein MKQQQEQRFDYVKIGIASPERIRIWGERTLPNGQVVGEVTKPETINYRTLKPEMDGLFCERIFGPAKDWECHCGKYKRVRHRGIVCERCGVEVTESRVRRHRMGFIKLAAPVAHVWYLKGIPSYLSILLDMPLRDVEQIVYFNAYVVLSPGNAENLSYKQLLTEDQWLEIEEQLYSEDSELNGVEVGIGAEALQRLLQDVNLDDEAEKLREDISNAKGQKRAKLIKRLRVIDNFIATGSQPDWMVLTVIPVIPPDLRPMVQLDGGRFATSDLNDLYRRVINRNNRLARLQEILAPEIIVRNEKRMLQEAVDALIDNGRRGRTVVGANNRALKSLSDIIEGKQGRFRQNLLGKRVDYSGRSVIVVGPNLKIHQCGLPREMAIELFQPFVIHRLISQGLVNNIKAAKKLIQRGDASVWDVLEEVIAGHPVLLNRAPTLHRLGIQSFEPILVEGRAIQLHPLVCPAFNADFDGDQMAVHVPLSLESQAEARLLMLASNNILSPATGRPIVAPSQDMVLGCYYLTAENPHATKGADRYFASLDDAIRAFEQKQVELHAYVWVRFDGTVQNGKSDDEQVISSETSSDGMVTKVYKDRRVRETADGELISQYVRTTPGRIIYNKAIQDALMIT; encoded by the coding sequence ATGAAACAGCAACAAGAACAGCGCTTTGACTACGTAAAAATTGGAATTGCCTCTCCGGAGCGCATCCGTATATGGGGAGAACGTACCCTACCGAATGGTCAAGTTGTAGGGGAAGTGACGAAACCAGAAACGATTAACTATCGCACGCTCAAACCCGAAATGGACGGGTTGTTCTGTGAGCGGATTTTTGGTCCAGCGAAAGACTGGGAATGTCACTGCGGCAAATACAAACGAGTTCGTCATCGCGGGATTGTTTGTGAACGCTGCGGCGTGGAAGTTACGGAGTCGCGGGTACGACGACATCGCATGGGGTTCATTAAACTGGCGGCTCCTGTGGCGCATGTCTGGTATCTCAAAGGAATTCCCAGTTATCTGAGTATTCTCTTGGATATGCCGTTGCGGGATGTCGAGCAGATTGTTTATTTCAATGCTTATGTTGTTCTGAGTCCAGGGAATGCTGAAAATCTCAGCTATAAACAGCTATTGACTGAAGACCAATGGCTGGAAATTGAGGAGCAACTTTACAGCGAAGACTCCGAACTCAATGGCGTAGAAGTGGGCATTGGTGCAGAAGCTCTACAACGACTCTTGCAAGATGTCAACTTAGACGACGAAGCCGAAAAACTGCGCGAAGACATCAGCAACGCCAAAGGTCAAAAGCGGGCAAAGCTGATTAAGCGGCTGCGGGTGATTGATAACTTCATCGCCACCGGATCACAACCCGACTGGATGGTGCTGACGGTGATTCCGGTTATCCCGCCGGATTTGCGCCCCATGGTTCAGCTCGATGGTGGACGCTTTGCGACTTCAGACTTGAATGACTTGTATCGCCGGGTGATCAACCGCAATAATCGCTTGGCACGCCTCCAGGAAATCCTCGCCCCAGAAATTATTGTCCGCAACGAAAAGCGGATGCTGCAAGAAGCGGTCGATGCGCTGATTGATAATGGACGCCGAGGACGCACGGTGGTGGGTGCAAATAATCGGGCATTAAAGTCATTGTCGGACATTATTGAAGGGAAACAGGGTCGATTCCGCCAAAACCTCTTGGGGAAACGGGTCGATTACTCTGGACGTTCGGTAATCGTTGTCGGTCCGAATCTGAAAATTCACCAGTGCGGTTTACCCCGCGAAATGGCGATTGAACTGTTTCAACCCTTTGTGATCCATCGCCTGATTAGTCAGGGGTTAGTCAATAACATTAAAGCCGCCAAAAAACTGATTCAGCGCGGTGACGCCAGCGTTTGGGACGTGCTAGAAGAAGTGATTGCCGGTCATCCCGTCTTGCTCAACCGAGCGCCAACGCTGCACCGCTTAGGGATTCAATCCTTTGAACCGATTTTGGTTGAAGGTCGCGCCATTCAACTGCACCCCTTGGTCTGTCCCGCCTTTAACGCGGACTTCGACGGTGACCAGATGGCGGTTCACGTTCCTCTGTCTTTGGAATCCCAAGCCGAAGCCCGATTGTTAATGTTGGCGTCCAATAATATTCTCTCTCCAGCGACGGGACGTCCGATTGTCGCACCGAGTCAGGATATGGTGCTGGGTTGCTATTACCTCACCGCCGAAAATCCCCACGCCACAAAAGGCGCGGATCGCTATTTTGCCTCTCTCGATGATGCAATCCGAGCCTTTGAACAAAAGCAGGTCGAGTTACATGCTTACGTCTGGGTGCGTTTTGATGGCACGGTACAGAATGGTAAGTCGGATGATGAGCAGGTGATTTCCTCAGAAACCTCCTCAGATGGGATGGTGACGAAAGTCTACAAAGACCGCCGAGTCCGAGAAACGGCTGATGGAGAACTAATTTCGCAGTACGTTCGCACGACACCGGGTCGGATTATTTACAACAAAGCCATTCAAGATGCCCTGATGATTACCTGA
- a CDS encoding PAS domain-containing sensor histidine kinase produces MTAETFDQQITLSLRRVETLWQQAHESLKLPVQESSGTEDVPNQQQHLLLESLTELSHSLQELQFAAGELRQQNDKLVQSQIALEAERQRYRELFEFAPDGYLVTNPDAIIVEANQAAAHSLNFSPERLVGKSFAVFVATQERRDFYYKLSQLKQGESINNWPVQIQPRGDTSFLASLTVAPVQNPSGQVIGLRWRLQDLTIARYKDSMQSHVHSRFGSIVNRTVIGLGLLDHQGNLIEYNPKLQAMLGCPAEELAPTLMRWMNLDKPGMESAMFRQLIAGERHSYQLEKPFHHPDSPIEWGRLTVALVQETSDEPISVICILEDISQQKRLKAEQQKAIRRQQAIQQQQAVKQQASQPEKTSPVPPPPANPDTSVEQLGQLLNTILSNSSDFFLVCDRTGRYVYVNQAAAQAWGLSQKDCIGKTWHDLKVSTEQMKQLDIQRDIVLTTGQSISDEITLTTVEGVKDYEYTMTRLDNLEGNGGAVVITFKDLSEQKQARVAASEAMAKEAEYRALKSHVDRLASVITQELRHPLNTIFSHAKYLETNPDSDTENNTLYYLQRIQGNAQRINQILNDLLLIKKIEAKQLRLNLTELDLTPLCQELITQLQERTPSKPQISFVGSESCYGVGDERLLRRMLTNFLISAWRYAPEDSPIKLELVCQDEKVVFRIPDFGSGMPESEQNVLFNAFYLDSPVEAVAGSGLGLMLVKYCVDVQGGAIAVESQAEAGSTVTITLPLPQPRQDNP; encoded by the coding sequence ATGACCGCAGAAACCTTTGATCAACAAATTACCCTATCCCTCAGACGAGTCGAAACGCTGTGGCAACAGGCACACGAATCACTGAAATTACCAGTACAGGAGTCTTCTGGAACGGAAGACGTGCCAAACCAGCAGCAACATTTATTACTGGAGAGTTTGACCGAACTGTCCCATTCCCTGCAAGAACTACAATTTGCCGCCGGAGAACTACGCCAACAAAATGATAAATTAGTCCAAAGCCAGATTGCCTTGGAAGCGGAACGCCAGCGTTACCGGGAATTGTTTGAGTTTGCTCCCGATGGCTACCTGGTTACCAATCCCGACGCGATCATTGTTGAGGCGAATCAAGCCGCCGCCCATTCGCTAAACTTTTCTCCAGAACGTCTGGTGGGCAAATCCTTCGCTGTTTTTGTCGCGACTCAAGAACGACGGGACTTTTATTACAAGTTAAGTCAGTTAAAACAGGGGGAGTCGATCAATAATTGGCCCGTCCAGATTCAACCCCGTGGTGATACCTCGTTCCTCGCTTCTCTAACCGTCGCGCCTGTGCAAAATCCATCGGGTCAGGTGATTGGATTGCGCTGGCGGTTACAAGATTTGACGATCGCACGCTATAAAGATTCTATGCAATCCCACGTTCATTCTCGGTTTGGTTCCATTGTGAATCGAACAGTTATTGGTCTAGGACTTCTAGATCATCAGGGGAACCTGATCGAATATAACCCCAAACTTCAGGCAATGCTCGGTTGTCCGGCTGAGGAATTAGCACCCACGTTAATGAGGTGGATGAATTTAGATAAGCCAGGAATGGAATCGGCAATGTTTCGCCAATTAATCGCGGGTGAACGTCATTCCTACCAATTGGAGAAGCCTTTCCATCATCCGGATAGCCCCATCGAATGGGGACGACTTACCGTGGCGCTGGTGCAGGAGACATCAGACGAACCTATTTCAGTCATTTGTATCTTGGAGGATATTAGTCAACAAAAACGTCTGAAAGCTGAGCAACAAAAGGCAATTCGTCGTCAACAAGCGATTCAGCAGCAACAAGCGGTTAAACAACAAGCCAGTCAGCCAGAGAAAACGTCTCCTGTTCCCCCTCCTCCTGCAAATCCAGACACCTCAGTCGAACAACTGGGACAACTACTAAATACGATTCTCTCCAATTCTAGTGACTTCTTTCTGGTGTGCGATCGCACGGGCAGATATGTCTATGTGAATCAAGCCGCAGCTCAGGCGTGGGGACTTAGCCAAAAGGATTGTATTGGTAAAACCTGGCATGATCTGAAGGTATCCACTGAGCAGATGAAACAGTTGGATATTCAACGGGACATTGTTTTAACTACAGGACAATCTATCTCCGACGAAATTACTTTAACCACGGTTGAGGGAGTGAAGGATTACGAGTATACAATGACCCGTTTGGATAATCTTGAGGGGAACGGCGGTGCCGTTGTGATCACGTTTAAAGATTTGAGCGAACAAAAACAGGCGAGGGTAGCCGCTAGTGAAGCCATGGCAAAAGAAGCGGAATATCGGGCGCTCAAATCCCATGTTGACCGATTGGCTTCCGTGATTACCCAAGAACTCCGCCATCCTCTGAACACGATTTTTTCCCATGCGAAATACCTGGAAACTAATCCCGATTCCGACACGGAGAATAACACCCTTTACTATCTCCAGCGCATCCAAGGAAATGCTCAACGGATCAACCAAATCCTGAATGATCTGCTATTGATTAAAAAGATTGAAGCCAAGCAACTGCGTTTAAATCTCACGGAACTGGATTTAACTCCGTTGTGTCAAGAATTAATCACCCAATTACAGGAACGTACACCGTCGAAACCTCAGATTAGTTTTGTTGGTTCAGAATCCTGTTATGGCGTAGGTGATGAAAGATTGTTGCGTCGGATGTTGACAAATTTCTTAATTAGTGCATGGCGATATGCACCAGAGGATAGTCCGATCAAGTTGGAATTGGTGTGTCAAGATGAAAAGGTGGTATTTCGTATACCCGATTTCGGCAGTGGGATGCCGGAATCTGAGCAAAACGTTCTCTTCAACGCCTTTTACCTAGATAGTCCTGTTGAAGCCGTAGCGGGGAGTGGTTTAGGGCTGATGCTGGTTAAATATTGTGTGGATGTACAAGGCGGTGCGATCGCGGTAGAGTCTCAAGCAGAAGCAGGAAGTACGGTGACGATTACCCTACCTTTACCACAACCTAGGCAGGATAACCCCTAG
- a CDS encoding universal stress protein → MLKTILVALDSSKPTYRLIETLDNLQITSATKIILCHVMPPQDPDMDIPVDRPHPSEEFLYQETEQQLHLYQSKLPCSSEIQIVNGDPAAEIIRLAHIHHADLIVIGTRGLTGVKRILQGSVSSQVVADAPCSVLVVKGDE, encoded by the coding sequence GTGCTAAAGACGATTCTGGTAGCTCTGGACAGCTCAAAGCCAACCTATCGCTTAATTGAGACCCTAGATAACCTACAAATAACATCAGCCACCAAAATTATCTTGTGCCATGTCATGCCTCCTCAAGACCCTGACATGGACATCCCTGTTGATCGTCCACACCCTTCGGAGGAGTTCCTGTACCAAGAAACCGAACAGCAACTGCACCTGTATCAATCCAAACTCCCCTGTTCCAGTGAAATTCAAATTGTTAACGGTGATCCCGCCGCAGAAATTATTCGCCTTGCCCATATTCACCACGCGGATTTAATTGTGATTGGCACTCGTGGATTGACAGGCGTAAAGCGAATTTTGCAAGGTTCGGTGAGTAGTCAGGTGGTGGCTGACGCTCCTTGTTCGGTATTGGTGGTTAAGGGGGATGAATAG